A genomic window from Flexistipes sp. includes:
- the cmk gene encoding (d)CMP kinase: MRIAIDGPAGSGKSTISKILAKKLGLIYIDTGAMYRACAYISLEFHVNGDALEELVRDTEIDFLQNDDTQRVILLLQESEYDVTEAVRTPEVSAKVSEVAADKKIREILTKKQKKLASRKNVIMDGRDIGTVVIPDAEVKIFLNASVDERSHRRYAELKEKYPEISFDEVKDDLVKRDETDTKRQTAPLLKAEDAVEVDTTGLTVDEVVQEIMKIVNKKREAGESIQ; encoded by the coding sequence TTGAGAATTGCCATTGACGGTCCTGCCGGCAGCGGCAAGAGCACAATCTCGAAAATACTGGCTAAAAAATTAGGGCTGATATATATTGACACTGGAGCAATGTACAGAGCCTGTGCATATATATCTCTGGAATTCCATGTGAATGGAGATGCATTGGAAGAACTTGTCAGAGATACAGAGATTGACTTCTTGCAGAATGATGATACACAGAGAGTAATCCTGCTGCTTCAGGAGTCTGAATATGATGTAACCGAAGCTGTGAGAACACCTGAGGTTTCTGCAAAAGTCAGCGAAGTGGCTGCGGACAAAAAAATAAGAGAGATTCTGACAAAAAAGCAGAAAAAACTTGCTTCAAGAAAGAATGTTATTATGGACGGCAGAGATATCGGTACCGTAGTTATACCTGATGCGGAAGTGAAAATTTTTCTTAATGCCTCCGTTGATGAGCGATCCCACAGACGCTATGCTGAGCTTAAGGAAAAATACCCGGAGATAAGCTTTGATGAAGTAAAAGATGATCTTGTGAAAAGGGATGAAACCGACACCAAAAGACAGACTGCACCCCTTCTTAAAGCTGAGGATGCTGTAGAAGTCGATACCACCGGTTTGACTGTGGATGAAGTTGTGCAGGAAATAATGAAAATCGTAAATAAAAAAAGAGAGGCCGGGGAGAGCATTCAATGA
- the aroA gene encoding 3-phosphoshikimate 1-carboxyvinyltransferase → MKTFKKIDSLKGEITVPPDKSVTHRAFLLSLMAEGVSYVSNPLLSRDTLSTMSAVEMLGGEVTKNENGFKIQSPGFKCFKEPSDIIDCGNSGTTARLITGVLAPQGKLFILTGDDSLKKRPMDRVVAPLSRMGAKIYGRQDNRLLPLAVTPARMFSSDIKAAVKSAQVKSAVLLAASQVDGKSSYTETTPTRNHSEIMLRQFGCDLTVDKNIITVNGGGKLLPSEVKVPGDFSSSAFFLSAALMFENSEVVIKNVGLNKTRTGLLDVLESFGVKFDVDLKNGEDGEPFGDISIKSQNVQGGKISGDIIANVIDEIPAIAALGLFADKPVEIRDAGELRVKESDRISALVCNLSSLGAKVEEFDDGLKIYPLESVNMKAELKSFDDHRIAMVNILLSKRFGNLPIDDIACVDVSFPEFLQNIEKLEVTSC, encoded by the coding sequence ATGAAAACATTTAAGAAAATTGACTCCCTGAAAGGAGAAATAACAGTTCCCCCTGATAAGTCAGTAACGCACAGGGCTTTTCTTTTATCCCTGATGGCGGAAGGTGTGAGTTATGTATCAAATCCCCTCTTATCCAGAGATACACTGAGTACAATGTCTGCTGTGGAAATGCTGGGCGGGGAAGTGACAAAAAATGAAAACGGCTTTAAGATACAATCACCCGGATTCAAGTGCTTTAAAGAACCTTCTGATATTATAGATTGCGGCAACTCGGGTACAACAGCCCGCCTGATTACAGGAGTGCTTGCTCCTCAGGGTAAGTTATTTATTTTAACGGGTGACGATTCACTCAAAAAAAGGCCTATGGACAGGGTAGTTGCACCATTAAGCCGGATGGGTGCGAAAATTTACGGCAGACAGGATAACAGGCTGCTCCCCTTAGCGGTTACTCCTGCAAGAATGTTTTCATCTGATATAAAAGCCGCCGTTAAAAGTGCTCAGGTTAAAAGTGCTGTTCTGCTTGCCGCTTCTCAGGTTGATGGAAAAAGTTCGTATACGGAAACAACACCCACACGCAACCACTCTGAAATTATGCTGCGTCAATTCGGATGTGATTTGACCGTAGATAAAAATATTATAACGGTAAACGGCGGAGGAAAACTCTTGCCCTCCGAAGTAAAGGTACCAGGGGACTTTTCATCTTCAGCTTTTTTTCTTTCAGCTGCGCTGATGTTTGAAAACAGTGAAGTTGTTATTAAAAATGTTGGTTTGAATAAAACACGCACAGGTCTGCTGGATGTACTGGAAAGCTTCGGTGTGAAATTTGATGTGGATTTGAAAAACGGCGAAGACGGGGAGCCTTTTGGTGATATAAGTATCAAATCCCAAAATGTGCAGGGCGGTAAAATTTCCGGAGATATTATAGCAAATGTTATTGATGAAATTCCGGCTATTGCTGCTTTAGGGCTTTTTGCGGATAAACCGGTGGAGATAAGGGATGCCGGTGAGTTGAGGGTTAAGGAGTCCGACAGAATCAGTGCTTTGGTCTGTAATCTAAGCTCCCTCGGTGCTAAGGTGGAAGAGTTTGATGACGGATTAAAAATTTATCCTTTAGAATCTGTCAACATGAAAGCTGAACTTAAATCTTTTGATGATCACAGGATAGCAATGGTTAATATCCTTCTGTCCAAGCGTTTTGGTAACCTCCCTATTGACGATATAGCTTGTGTTGATGTATCTTTTCCTGAATTTCTCCAAAATATTGAAAAACTAGAGGTTACTTCTTGTTGA
- a CDS encoding prephenate dehydrogenase: MPEKIGIIGLGLIGGSLAKAFNKAGIKVYGYDKSIDSISSAVECGIFEGLTDDMDEFLSFEPAIIYIAVPVNAGIEVLHELGSKNVKTLITDACSTKTTICSEARKLGLNFCGGHPIAGKEVSGFANSEAELLKGALHILTDGDEITVDVLKRLHEKIGMSVKVMNAEYHDEIFGVVSHFPHLISFALMELILKKDKNLLEYTGGGFKDFTRIAASDPVMWSDIFSDNSEHINNVIDEYIAILNDWKQQINKKEKSVLMKKIRHVSSARQCLYENI; this comes from the coding sequence ATGCCTGAAAAGATAGGAATAATTGGTCTCGGCCTGATAGGCGGTTCTCTGGCGAAAGCTTTTAATAAGGCAGGTATAAAAGTTTACGGTTACGATAAATCCATTGATTCAATCTCTTCGGCAGTTGAATGTGGTATTTTTGAAGGACTTACCGATGATATGGATGAGTTTCTGAGCTTTGAGCCCGCTATTATTTACATCGCCGTGCCGGTTAATGCCGGGATAGAAGTTTTACACGAGCTTGGGAGCAAAAATGTAAAAACGTTAATAACCGATGCCTGCAGCACGAAAACTACTATCTGCTCTGAAGCACGAAAACTTGGTCTCAATTTCTGCGGCGGACATCCGATCGCGGGAAAAGAGGTTTCCGGATTTGCCAATTCTGAAGCGGAGCTTTTGAAAGGTGCACTTCATATCTTAACAGATGGTGATGAGATAACTGTGGATGTTCTTAAAAGACTGCATGAAAAAATCGGAATGAGTGTAAAAGTGATGAATGCAGAATACCATGACGAAATATTCGGTGTAGTCAGCCATTTTCCCCATCTTATCTCTTTTGCTCTGATGGAACTTATTCTTAAAAAAGATAAAAATCTCCTTGAATATACAGGCGGAGGGTTTAAGGATTTCACCCGGATTGCCGCCAGCGACCCTGTAATGTGGAGCGATATTTTCAGTGATAATAGTGAACATATAAATAATGTTATCGATGAATACATAGCTATTCTTAATGACTGGAAACAGCAGATTAATAAAAAAGAAAAATCGGTTTTGATGAAGAAAATCCGTCATGTAAGCTCGGCAAGGCAGTGTTTATATGAAAACATTTAA